In a genomic window of Streptomyces sp. NBC_01231:
- a CDS encoding glycoside hydrolase family 3 C-terminal domain-containing protein, with product MTSTTTGTWRDERLAPDDRADLLLREMTTAEKCHQLTARMSWYLVKPDGSDAPDADEVLRHPPGHIAQLILDDPAQLAAMTGTIQHKIISRSRLGIPAIFHAEALSGFLAGGHMVFPSGTGLAAGWSPDLVEQMSDLIRRQMRRTGLTHALSPVLDVALDPRWGRVHETFGEDPYLCAALGVAYVRGLQGQDLSKGVMATGKHFLGYAVTAGGINTAGFESGARRTRDLFAYPFEAAIRMAGLRSVMNSYSDVDDVPAGASPEVLKDLLRDALGFDGFVSSDYGTLDHLVGRQRVAADEAVAGRLAIEAGLDVEMPNPSGYGDLLAAEVERGAVDLRRIDESVRRVLRAKFEVGLFEHPYPTERIDVAAAAAEGGELSQDLARRSIVLGKNDGILPLAPGRLDVAVIGPHADAPSLQFPTYTYASWREANDAIIRGELGTMNGADDVVTAWYDTLFTPQDPHTLVRERYGARSLAAEIGERARTVVTEPGSALTRELGDEAIERAVAAARDADVVVLALGGASLWFTGERTEGEASDTADITLPAAQIRLAEAVAATGTPLVVVLVQGRAYALPQIVHEAAAIVVAPYAGPFGTRSITDVLFGVVNPSGKLPYSLPRHSGQIPVYHHQKAGSGYRGPLPPGVSQHYLDMTATPLWPFAHGLSYTTFAVSDLDCGPDIDARGTARVGATVENTGDRDGATVVQLYLRVNTTTVTRPAQQLGGFARVELAAGERRRVTFEVDATQLAYTNLARDVAVEPARVDVFIGFDSDDRSLEGSFEVVGAPRIVSGAERSFLSTTVVDTMKRERDV from the coding sequence ATGACCAGCACCACCACCGGCACGTGGCGTGATGAGCGGCTCGCCCCGGACGACCGCGCCGACCTCCTGCTGAGGGAGATGACGACGGCCGAGAAATGCCACCAGCTCACCGCTCGCATGTCCTGGTACCTGGTGAAGCCGGACGGCAGCGACGCGCCCGACGCCGACGAGGTGCTGCGCCATCCGCCCGGTCACATCGCCCAGCTCATCCTCGACGATCCGGCGCAGCTCGCCGCCATGACCGGCACGATCCAGCACAAAATCATCAGCCGCAGTCGGCTCGGCATCCCGGCGATCTTCCACGCCGAGGCACTGAGCGGATTCCTGGCCGGCGGGCACATGGTGTTCCCCTCCGGTACCGGGCTGGCCGCCGGATGGAGCCCCGACCTGGTCGAGCAGATGTCCGACCTGATCCGCCGTCAGATGCGCCGGACCGGGCTGACCCACGCCCTCTCGCCGGTGCTCGACGTGGCCCTCGACCCCCGGTGGGGCCGCGTCCACGAGACCTTCGGCGAGGACCCGTACCTCTGCGCAGCGTTGGGCGTGGCCTATGTACGCGGACTGCAGGGACAGGATCTCTCGAAGGGGGTCATGGCCACCGGCAAGCACTTCCTGGGCTACGCGGTCACCGCCGGCGGCATTAACACCGCGGGCTTCGAGTCCGGTGCGCGCCGCACCCGGGACCTGTTCGCGTACCCATTCGAGGCCGCCATCCGCATGGCCGGGCTGCGGTCGGTCATGAACTCTTACTCCGACGTCGACGATGTGCCGGCCGGGGCATCGCCGGAGGTCCTGAAGGACCTGCTGAGGGACGCCCTGGGGTTCGACGGCTTCGTCTCCTCCGACTACGGCACCCTGGACCACCTCGTGGGGCGGCAGCGAGTGGCGGCGGACGAGGCTGTGGCAGGCCGGCTGGCCATCGAAGCCGGACTTGACGTCGAGATGCCCAATCCCTCCGGATACGGGGACCTGCTCGCGGCGGAGGTCGAGCGCGGCGCGGTCGACCTCCGCCGCATCGACGAGTCCGTACGCCGGGTGCTGCGCGCCAAGTTCGAGGTGGGGCTCTTCGAGCACCCTTACCCGACCGAGAGGATCGACGTGGCGGCTGCCGCCGCCGAGGGTGGCGAGCTGTCGCAGGACCTCGCCCGGCGATCCATCGTGCTGGGCAAGAACGACGGCATCCTCCCGCTCGCGCCCGGGCGCCTCGACGTCGCCGTCATCGGTCCGCACGCCGACGCCCCGTCCCTGCAGTTCCCGACGTACACCTACGCGTCCTGGCGGGAGGCCAACGATGCGATCATCCGCGGGGAGCTCGGCACCATGAATGGTGCGGACGACGTGGTAACCGCCTGGTACGACACGCTCTTCACGCCTCAGGACCCGCACACCCTGGTGAGGGAGCGCTACGGTGCGCGCTCGCTCGCCGCCGAGATCGGTGAGCGAGCGCGCACCGTGGTCACCGAGCCCGGGAGTGCCCTGACGCGAGAGCTGGGTGACGAGGCGATCGAGCGTGCCGTGGCGGCGGCGCGGGACGCGGACGTCGTGGTGCTGGCGCTCGGCGGGGCCAGCCTGTGGTTCACCGGAGAGCGGACCGAGGGTGAGGCCAGCGACACCGCCGACATCACACTGCCGGCCGCCCAGATCCGCCTGGCAGAGGCGGTGGCGGCGACAGGGACGCCGCTGGTCGTCGTGCTCGTGCAGGGGCGAGCCTACGCGCTGCCGCAGATCGTGCACGAAGCGGCCGCGATCGTGGTGGCACCGTACGCCGGACCGTTCGGCACGCGATCGATCACGGACGTGCTCTTCGGGGTGGTGAACCCCTCGGGGAAGCTGCCCTACAGCCTGCCCCGGCACAGCGGCCAGATCCCCGTCTACCACCATCAGAAGGCGGGCTCAGGGTATCGCGGCCCGCTGCCGCCCGGGGTGTCCCAGCACTACCTCGACATGACGGCCACTCCGCTGTGGCCGTTCGCGCACGGCCTGAGTTACACCACGTTCGCGGTGAGCGACCTGGACTGCGGACCGGACATCGACGCCCGGGGCACGGCACGGGTCGGCGCCACCGTCGAGAACACCGGCGACCGGGACGGCGCCACGGTGGTGCAGCTTTACCTGCGCGTGAACACCACCACGGTTACCCGTCCCGCCCAGCAGCTCGGCGGCTTCGCGCGGGTGGAGCTGGCCGCGGGCGAGCGGCGCCGGGTCACGTTCGAGGTGGACGCCACGCAGCTCGCCTACACCAATCTGGCGCGGGACGTCGCGGTGGAGCCTGCGCGTGTGGACGTGTTCATCGGCTTCGACTCCGATGACAGGTCGCTGGAGGGCTCGTTCGAAGTGGTCGGGGCGCCGCGGATCGTCTCAGGTGCGGAGCGCTCGTTCCTCTCCACGACTGTCGTGGACACGATGAAGAGGGAAAGGGACGTGTAG